The Solea senegalensis isolate Sse05_10M linkage group LG4, IFAPA_SoseM_1, whole genome shotgun sequence genome includes a region encoding these proteins:
- the LOC122767964 gene encoding kazrin-like — protein MSLPPPPSPAISNGNSLPPSLPPESVGESSVLIPSDCCVRLSISTSPPTLNPLHPHHANFQLLLTNPDSDSLTQQSLSDGEEQLDRLQQAELTRTTCMSLWRAAAVQAWMEVVMGMPMYMRACSENVKSGKVLLGLTDDDLELGLGINNPIHRRKLRLAIEDYRRAEGDQGLSKVSDM, from the exons atgtccctccctccccctccctctcctgccaTTTCTAATGGcaactccctccctccctccctccctccagaAA GTGTGGGTGAGTCTTCTGTGCTGATACCCTCAGATTGTTGTGTCAGACTCTCGATTTCCACATCCCCTCCCACCCTGAACCCCCTCCATCCACATCATGCCAACTTCCAACTTCTCCTGACCAATCCAGACTCTGACAGCCTCACACAGCAGAGCCTGTCCGACGGAGAAGAGCAGCTCGACCGCCTGCAGCAGGCCGAGCTCACGCGAACCACATGCATGTCACTGTGGAGAGCGGCGGCGGTCCAGGCCTGGATGGAGGTTGTCATGGGAATGCCCATGTACATGAGAGCTTGctctgaaaatgtcaaaagtgGCAAG GTGCTGCTAGGATTGACAGATGATGATTTAGAGTTGGGTCTGGGCATCAACAACCCAATTCATCGCAGGAAGCTAAGACTGGCCATAGAGGATTACAGAAGAGCGGAAGGGGATCAAGG GCTTTCAAAAGTCTCGGACATG